One part of the Halopenitus persicus genome encodes these proteins:
- the lysS gene encoding lysine--tRNA ligase: protein MADPDVEAGERPDGDDRVDPGAEAIEEPHHAFWADAVADEVLERDPDEPIVIKGGVSPSGVAHLGNFNEIMRGYFVAEVLRERGHEVRQVFTSDDRDPLRKVPRKLATADGEIVGLGEVDAGALGRNLGKPYTDIPDPFGEADSYAAHFANLLAADAERLGVPVEMVSNTELYADGTFGPVVRTVLENAETAREVLAAYQDKVDEEYVPFNPICEECGKVTETVTAVDLEAETVEYVCTDMEAGDSTIEGCGHEGTATFREGKLPWRFEWPGQWDVLGVDFEPFGKDHAEGSWPSGVDIAETVLGIDPPVPMVYEWFTLNGKALSSSAGNIVTVPEILELLEPEVLRYFFALEPKKARDLDLERLDQLVDRFDRFERAYFGVVDDEDLTAVADRAYPFLVEEVREERVRLPYTFAAVLGMVEDEAFREQLARDEGHFDEDTPQWAIEDALDRVERARRWAERMDNEYNYRLQTELPDAAFEDDVAAALDDLADFVAEGHDGEAIQERMYETARDHDLEVAAFFEAGYRLFFDETQGPRLGEFLGELEREFVVTRLRREA, encoded by the coding sequence ATGGCGGATCCCGACGTGGAAGCCGGCGAACGGCCCGATGGTGACGACCGAGTCGATCCCGGAGCCGAGGCGATCGAGGAGCCGCACCACGCCTTCTGGGCCGACGCGGTCGCGGACGAGGTCCTCGAGCGCGATCCCGACGAACCGATCGTGATCAAGGGCGGCGTCTCGCCGTCCGGGGTGGCCCACCTCGGCAACTTCAACGAGATCATGCGCGGCTACTTCGTCGCCGAGGTCCTCCGCGAGCGCGGCCACGAGGTCCGACAGGTGTTCACCTCCGACGACCGCGACCCGCTCCGGAAGGTGCCGCGGAAGCTCGCGACCGCGGACGGCGAGATCGTCGGCCTCGGGGAGGTCGACGCCGGCGCGCTGGGGCGAAACCTCGGCAAGCCATACACGGACATTCCCGACCCCTTCGGCGAGGCCGACTCGTATGCGGCCCACTTCGCGAACCTCCTCGCGGCCGACGCCGAGCGGCTCGGCGTTCCGGTCGAGATGGTCTCGAACACGGAGCTGTACGCCGACGGGACCTTCGGCCCGGTCGTCAGGACGGTCCTCGAGAACGCCGAAACGGCCCGTGAGGTGCTCGCGGCGTACCAGGACAAGGTCGACGAGGAGTACGTCCCCTTCAACCCGATCTGCGAGGAGTGCGGGAAGGTCACCGAGACGGTGACGGCGGTCGACCTCGAGGCGGAGACGGTCGAGTACGTCTGTACCGACATGGAGGCCGGCGACTCGACGATCGAGGGCTGCGGCCACGAGGGGACCGCGACGTTCCGGGAGGGAAAGCTCCCCTGGCGGTTCGAGTGGCCCGGCCAGTGGGACGTGCTCGGGGTCGACTTCGAGCCGTTCGGAAAGGACCACGCGGAGGGCTCCTGGCCCTCCGGCGTCGACATCGCCGAGACCGTCCTGGGGATCGATCCGCCCGTGCCGATGGTCTACGAGTGGTTCACGCTCAACGGGAAGGCGCTCTCCTCCTCGGCCGGGAACATCGTCACCGTCCCGGAGATCCTCGAGCTGCTCGAACCCGAGGTGCTCCGTTACTTCTTCGCGCTGGAGCCGAAGAAGGCCCGCGACCTGGACCTCGAGCGACTCGACCAACTCGTCGACCGGTTCGACCGGTTCGAGCGCGCGTACTTCGGCGTGGTCGACGACGAGGACCTGACCGCCGTCGCCGACCGCGCCTACCCGTTCCTCGTCGAGGAGGTCCGCGAGGAGCGCGTCCGGCTGCCGTACACCTTCGCCGCCGTGCTCGGGATGGTCGAGGACGAGGCGTTCCGCGAGCAGCTGGCCCGTGACGAGGGACACTTCGACGAGGACACACCCCAGTGGGCCATCGAGGACGCGCTCGACCGCGTCGAGCGCGCCCGCCGGTGGGCCGAGCGGATGGACAACGAGTACAACTACCGGCTCCAGACGGAGCTGCCCGACGCCGCGTTCGAGGACGACGTCGCGGCGGCGCTCGACGACCTGGCCGACTTCGTCGCCGAGGGTCACGACGGCGAAGCGATCCAGGAACGGATGTACGAGACGGCCCGCGACCACGACCTCGAGGTGGCCGCCTTCTTCGAGGCCGGCTACCGGCTCTTCTTCGACGAGACGCAGGGCCCCCGGCTCGGGGAGTTCCTCGGCGAGCTGGAGCGGGAGTTCGTCGTGACCCGGCTCCGACGGGAGGCGTGA
- a CDS encoding DUF7573 domain-containing protein encodes MTEDRSLDEFADAGSADDPSRSESAAGGETGDPEEIDAEENAKPVEPATPTATWSSGGASCNRCGEVVERRWLEDGAQLCADCKEW; translated from the coding sequence ATGACCGAGGACCGTTCGCTCGACGAGTTCGCCGACGCCGGCTCGGCGGATGACCCGTCCCGGTCCGAGTCGGCGGCTGGCGGCGAAACGGGCGATCCGGAGGAGATCGATGCCGAGGAGAACGCGAAGCCGGTCGAGCCGGCGACGCCCACGGCGACCTGGTCGTCGGGCGGCGCATCCTGTAACCGCTGCGGCGAGGTCGTCGAGCGGCGGTGGCTCGAGGACGGCGCGCAGCTGTGTGCCGACTGCAAGGAGTGGTAG
- a CDS encoding DNA mismatch repair endonuclease MutL yields the protein MTGRSHPDDVEPDRHDAESEPGPAGSDHGTTDSEPRVRRLSERTVDRIAAGEVITRPARVVAELIDNALDAGATRVAIAVDGDGTDAIRVRDDGRGMSREDARLALERHATSKLRDGQDPVEAASLGFRGEALAAIAEAAGRLEVVTNDGGPVGTRIVAGGGDADRSAVDEGGVGGGGADGGGADGDDPGGDDPDADATTVADAGRARGTTVTVTDLFATRPARRESLAGPNAEFARISALVADYALARPDVAVTLEHDGSETLSTPGTGWTDAVLGVYDRDVASRSTTLDATDRGALDGDRAVEIRGILAYPSVTRATRDHVRVAVNGRPVSDAGLERAIVAGYDRLLPEGREPVAALDVRLPAGEVDPNVHPAKREVGLRSGDAVVAAVTDAVADALAGVDLRRKAEVATDLETALSPAEDASPFADVEPIGQYRDLYLLCDADDELLVIDAHAAHERVNYERLRRAFGREDDLADSTEDDLADSTEDAPVPDAVATLDPPATVSLTGAERAALEAHADALRRLGFDAEPFGGDLVRLRRVPAPFGRAADVDAFRDAVGRLAGGEAPTDPYETLLADLACHPSVKRGDALDRSAMRNLLDRLGECEQPFSCPHGRPTVLSIEEATLAAGFDRPSRG from the coding sequence ATGACCGGACGCTCGCATCCGGACGACGTTGAGCCCGACCGTCACGACGCGGAGTCCGAGCCCGGCCCCGCCGGCAGCGACCACGGCACCACCGATTCCGAGCCCCGCGTCCGGCGGCTCTCCGAGCGCACCGTCGACCGGATCGCCGCCGGCGAGGTGATCACGCGACCCGCCCGCGTCGTCGCCGAGTTGATCGACAACGCGCTCGATGCGGGCGCGACGCGCGTCGCGATCGCCGTCGACGGCGACGGGACTGACGCCATTCGGGTTCGCGACGACGGCCGCGGGATGTCCCGCGAGGACGCCCGGCTCGCACTCGAGCGACACGCGACGAGCAAGCTCCGGGACGGTCAGGACCCGGTCGAGGCGGCCTCGCTCGGCTTCCGTGGGGAGGCGCTGGCGGCGATCGCGGAGGCGGCCGGCCGCCTCGAGGTCGTCACCAACGACGGCGGCCCCGTCGGGACCCGGATCGTCGCCGGCGGCGGCGATGCCGACCGGTCGGCCGTCGACGAGGGTGGCGTCGGTGGAGGTGGCGCCGATGGGGGTGGCGCCGATGGGGACGATCCCGGTGGGGACGATCCCGATGCGGACGCCACGACCGTCGCCGACGCGGGGCGCGCCCGCGGCACGACGGTGACCGTTACGGACCTGTTCGCCACCCGCCCGGCGAGACGTGAGTCGCTCGCCGGCCCGAACGCCGAGTTCGCCCGGATCTCCGCGCTCGTCGCCGACTACGCCCTTGCCCGGCCGGACGTCGCCGTCACGCTCGAACACGACGGGTCGGAGACGCTTTCGACGCCGGGAACCGGCTGGACGGACGCCGTCCTCGGCGTCTACGACCGCGACGTGGCGAGCCGGTCGACGACGCTCGACGCGACCGACCGGGGAGCACTCGACGGAGACCGCGCGGTCGAGATACGGGGCATCCTCGCGTATCCCTCGGTCACGCGTGCCACGCGCGACCACGTTCGCGTCGCGGTCAACGGTCGCCCCGTTTCCGACGCCGGCCTCGAGCGAGCGATCGTTGCGGGCTACGACCGCCTGCTCCCCGAGGGACGCGAACCGGTGGCCGCGCTCGACGTCCGGCTGCCAGCGGGCGAGGTCGATCCGAACGTCCATCCGGCCAAGCGGGAGGTCGGATTGCGGTCCGGCGACGCGGTAGTCGCGGCGGTGACGGACGCGGTCGCGGACGCGCTCGCCGGCGTCGACCTCCGGCGGAAGGCCGAGGTGGCGACCGATCTCGAGACGGCCCTCTCGCCGGCGGAGGACGCCTCACCGTTCGCCGACGTGGAGCCGATCGGCCAGTATCGCGACCTGTATCTGTTGTGTGACGCCGACGACGAACTCCTCGTGATCGACGCCCACGCGGCCCACGAGCGCGTCAACTACGAGCGACTGCGGCGCGCGTTCGGGCGCGAGGACGATCTCGCCGACTCGACGGAGGACGATCTCGCCGACTCGACGGAGGACGCCCCCGTGCCCGACGCGGTCGCCACGCTCGACCCGCCGGCGACGGTCTCGCTGACGGGCGCCGAGCGGGCGGCGCTGGAGGCGCACGCGGACGCGCTTCGACGGTTGGGGTTCGACGCCGAGCCGTTCGGCGGCGATCTGGTCAGGCTCCGGCGCGTGCCGGCGCCCTTCGGTCGAGCAGCCGACGTCGACGCCTTCCGGGACGCCGTCGGGCGACTCGCGGGCGGAGAGGCTCCCACCGACCCCTACGAGACGCTGCTGGCCGACCTTGCGTGCCACCCCTCGGTGAAACGTGGGGACGCGCTCGACCGGTCGGCGATGCGGAACCTCCTCGACCGGCTCGGCGAGTGCGAGCAGCCCTTCAGTTGTCCACACGGACGCCCGACCGTCCTCTCCATCGAGGAGGCGACGCTCGCGGCGGGCTTCGACCGGCCGTCCCGCGGCTGA
- the mutS gene encoding DNA mismatch repair protein MutS translates to MSTADPTTVTGLPPSIAAARDDLTPMLSQYADLCAAHEDAIVLFQVGDFYEAFCEAAEEVARVCEVTLTKREDSTGAYPMAGIPIDNATSYLERLLDADYRVAIADQTEDAAATSGLVDRAVTQVITPGTVVDEDLLTDRTTNYVAALTRETAATEDGGDGRNGQDGKDDRGDRGDRDGRDVYGLAAVDVATGECLATSGDRETVAEELDRLAPAELVRGPGTRPPEEIDAAGHGDEPATEDDSGDATTGADSGDATTGADSGDATTGADSGDATTGADSGDTAPDDDVPGTETTPDPVGADARWMETTLSGDRFAPQAARDRLEPYLSAPQERFATEAELRAAGAVLAYAEYTQGDDGPLEYVSRIRRYDPRRHLRLDAAAQRSLELFENRGPGAGDTLFDVIDETSCALGRRRLERWLRRPLIDPNRIRSRHDAVEWLVDEPIVRETVGDGLTGAYDLERLVSRIARGRANARDLRSLETTLAVVPDLRDALSPADDSTASRGDDSTAPCNHLRDLRERLDPLPDVRDLIDEAIAVDPPQEITDGDVIRDGYDAELDDLRATEREGREWIAELEARERERTGIDSLTVGHTQVHGYYIEVTDPNLDAVPDDYHRRQTLKNSERFYTPELKDREDEILGASERADALEYELFTDVRAAVAAAADRLQALADALAELDALVSLATVALEREYVRPTIVDPSTGGNDCGGGPDGGRNGIAIEGGRHPVVERRGEFVPNDVDLERGDLALITGPNMSGKSTYMRQVALAVVLAQMGSFVPAQAARVPVVDRVFTRIGASDDIAGGQSTFMREMSELTEVLHDATADSLVLLDEVGRGTATTDGRAIACAAAEFIVDEIGATTLFATHYHELTELADRRERVRNLHFTATREDGTVTFLHRVARGASSSSYGIEVAALAGVPPAVVDRARERIESSADADAPGDGPIDGAPDAVGDDARDQEVDEATLRDFLAAADETDPTDRAAPTDRAASTDRSDRPDEQDAESGPATAAGNDPTDAELAAAIRSLDIATMTPMEALNTLHDLQRDLDR, encoded by the coding sequence ATGTCGACGGCGGACCCCACGACCGTCACCGGGCTGCCGCCCTCGATCGCGGCCGCTCGCGACGATCTGACCCCGATGCTCTCCCAGTACGCCGACCTGTGTGCGGCCCACGAGGACGCGATCGTGCTCTTTCAGGTGGGCGACTTCTACGAGGCCTTCTGCGAGGCGGCCGAGGAGGTGGCCCGCGTTTGCGAGGTGACGCTCACCAAACGCGAGGATTCGACCGGAGCGTATCCGATGGCCGGAATCCCGATCGACAACGCGACGAGCTATCTCGAGCGGCTGCTCGACGCCGACTACCGCGTCGCGATCGCCGACCAGACCGAGGACGCGGCAGCCACCTCGGGCCTCGTCGACCGCGCCGTCACCCAGGTGATCACGCCCGGGACGGTCGTCGACGAGGACCTGTTGACCGACCGAACCACCAACTACGTCGCGGCCCTGACCCGCGAGACGGCGGCGACCGAGGACGGCGGTGACGGACGGAACGGCCAGGACGGCAAAGACGACCGAGGCGACCGAGGCGACCGGGATGGCCGGGACGTGTACGGTCTCGCAGCGGTCGACGTCGCCACCGGCGAGTGTCTGGCCACGAGCGGCGACCGGGAGACGGTCGCCGAAGAGCTCGATCGGCTGGCGCCGGCCGAACTCGTCCGCGGCCCGGGGACCAGACCGCCCGAGGAGATCGATGCAGCCGGCCATGGGGACGAGCCGGCGACGGAGGACGACTCCGGCGATGCCACGACAGGCGCCGACTCCGGCGATGCCACGACAGGCGCCGACTCCGGCGATGCCACGACAGGCGCCGACTCCGGCGATGCCACGACAGGCGCCGACTCCGGCGACACCGCGCCGGACGACGACGTACCCGGCACCGAAACGACGCCCGACCCGGTCGGGGCGGACGCGCGCTGGATGGAGACGACCCTCTCGGGCGATCGGTTCGCGCCGCAGGCGGCTCGCGACCGCCTCGAGCCGTACCTGTCCGCACCCCAGGAACGGTTCGCGACCGAGGCGGAGCTCCGCGCCGCCGGGGCGGTCCTGGCGTACGCCGAGTACACCCAGGGCGACGACGGGCCGCTCGAGTACGTCTCCCGGATCCGCCGGTACGACCCTCGGAGGCATCTCCGGCTCGACGCGGCCGCCCAGCGCAGCCTCGAGCTGTTCGAGAACCGGGGACCGGGCGCCGGCGACACGCTCTTCGACGTGATCGACGAGACGAGCTGCGCGCTCGGCCGTCGACGACTCGAGCGCTGGCTTCGCCGCCCCCTGATCGACCCGAACCGGATCCGGTCGCGACACGACGCCGTCGAGTGGCTGGTCGACGAGCCGATCGTTCGCGAGACCGTCGGCGACGGACTGACCGGTGCCTACGACCTGGAGCGTCTCGTGAGTCGGATCGCTCGCGGGCGGGCGAACGCCCGCGATCTCCGGTCGCTCGAAACCACGCTCGCGGTCGTTCCCGACCTCCGAGACGCCCTGTCGCCGGCGGACGATTCGACCGCATCCCGTGGAGACGATTCGACCGCACCCTGTAACCACCTCCGGGACCTCCGTGAGCGATTGGATCCCCTGCCCGACGTCCGGGACCTGATCGACGAGGCGATCGCCGTCGATCCGCCACAGGAGATCACCGACGGCGACGTGATCCGGGACGGATACGACGCGGAGCTGGACGACCTCCGGGCGACCGAACGGGAGGGGCGGGAGTGGATCGCCGAGCTGGAGGCCCGCGAGCGCGAGCGGACCGGGATCGACTCGCTGACCGTCGGACACACCCAGGTGCACGGCTACTACATCGAGGTCACCGACCCCAACCTTGATGCGGTCCCCGACGACTACCACCGTCGGCAGACGCTGAAGAACAGCGAGCGGTTCTACACGCCCGAGCTGAAGGACCGCGAGGACGAGATCCTCGGCGCGAGCGAGCGCGCGGACGCCCTCGAGTACGAGCTGTTCACCGACGTCCGCGCGGCCGTCGCCGCGGCGGCCGACCGGCTCCAAGCGCTCGCGGACGCGCTGGCCGAGCTCGACGCCCTCGTCTCGCTCGCGACCGTGGCGCTCGAGCGGGAGTACGTCCGGCCGACGATCGTGGACCCGTCGACCGGCGGGAACGACTGCGGCGGCGGACCCGACGGCGGCAGGAACGGCATCGCGATCGAGGGCGGCCGCCATCCGGTGGTCGAGCGACGGGGCGAGTTCGTCCCGAACGACGTCGACCTCGAACGGGGCGACCTCGCGTTGATCACGGGACCGAACATGAGCGGAAAGTCGACGTACATGCGGCAGGTCGCGCTCGCGGTCGTGTTGGCACAGATGGGGTCGTTCGTTCCCGCACAGGCGGCCCGGGTCCCGGTCGTCGACCGCGTGTTCACCCGGATCGGCGCCTCCGACGACATCGCCGGGGGCCAGTCGACGTTCATGCGCGAGATGAGCGAGCTGACCGAGGTCCTCCACGACGCCACGGCCGACTCGCTGGTCCTGCTCGACGAGGTCGGCCGCGGCACCGCGACCACGGACGGGCGGGCGATCGCGTGCGCCGCCGCGGAGTTCATCGTGGACGAGATCGGCGCGACGACGCTGTTCGCCACCCACTACCACGAGCTGACGGAGCTGGCGGACCGCCGCGAGCGCGTCCGCAACCTCCATTTCACCGCGACCAGGGAGGACGGCACGGTGACGTTTCTCCACCGCGTCGCCCGCGGCGCGTCCTCCTCCTCGTACGGGATCGAGGTGGCCGCGCTCGCCGGCGTGCCGCCCGCGGTCGTCGACCGCGCACGCGAGCGCATCGAGTCATCGGCGGACGCGGATGCCCCGGGTGACGGGCCGATCGATGGCGCTCCGGACGCGGTCGGTGACGACGCACGCGATCAGGAGGTCGACGAGGCGACCCTCCGCGACTTCCTCGCGGCGGCCGATGAGACCGATCCGACCGACCGAGCAGCACCGACCGACCGAGCAGCATCGACTGACCGGTCCGACCGGCCCGACGAGCAGGACGCGGAGTCGGGTCCCGCCACTGCGGCCGGGAACGACCCCACTGACGCGGAGCTGGCCGCGGCCATCCGGTCGCTCGACATCGCCACGATGACGCCGATGGAGGCGTTGAACACGCTCCACGACCTCCAGCGGGATCTCGACCGATGA
- a CDS encoding J domain-containing protein has protein sequence MTDRPIVVGLAATFIGLTALLAVAGVVVHPILLFVAVPFGVAGYLLSLHARGRLDERIRARTVSRAAARGRERERRARERTRRNRAAAFGGGDRRRTGGGSGRAGGFGGGGGPNGPRDPGTRPTDRMGLETAYRTLGVEPDADEDTIKRAYRDRAKSLHPDAESGDEEAFKRLTRAYERLT, from the coding sequence GTGACCGATCGACCGATCGTGGTGGGGCTGGCGGCGACGTTCATCGGGCTCACGGCGCTGCTGGCGGTCGCCGGGGTCGTCGTTCACCCGATCCTGCTGTTCGTCGCGGTTCCCTTCGGCGTCGCCGGGTACCTCCTATCGCTGCACGCCCGGGGGCGGCTCGACGAGCGGATCCGGGCGCGGACCGTCTCCCGGGCGGCGGCACGCGGACGCGAGCGGGAGCGCCGGGCCCGCGAGCGAACGCGCCGCAACCGTGCGGCCGCTTTCGGCGGCGGGGACCGACGACGAACCGGCGGCGGGTCCGGACGGGCCGGCGGCTTCGGAGGGGGCGGCGGCCCGAACGGTCCCCGCGACCCGGGTACCCGACCGACCGATCGGATGGGCCTCGAGACCGCGTATCGAACGCTTGGCGTCGAACCCGACGCGGACGAAGACACGATCAAGCGCGCCTACCGGGACCGGGCGAAGTCGCTCCATCCCGACGCTGAATCGGGCGACGAGGAGGCGTTCAAACGGCTGACGCGCGCCTACGAGAGACTGACGTAG
- the fer gene encoding ferredoxin Fer — MRSPYEVLGIDADADDGEIERAYRRRVLETHPDHGGSAREFQTVREAYEAIVDGDGTVEMDRIEEDGDGSDVDVRGADDGASESDGDSSRDAGGPEPAATVEYLDYERLTDHGWDLGDEDLFEKAAEADLPHAAYGKFLVQPGESLLEAAENRGFAWPYACRGGACANCAVAVIEGELSIPANNVLSEELIDSDIRLSCVGEPLTDELRIVFNVKHLPGLEELRLPPHPFDRARADD; from the coding sequence ATGCGCTCCCCGTACGAGGTGTTGGGCATCGACGCCGACGCGGACGACGGGGAGATCGAACGCGCGTACCGTCGCCGCGTGCTCGAGACGCACCCGGACCACGGCGGCTCCGCCCGGGAGTTCCAGACCGTGAGGGAGGCCTACGAGGCCATCGTCGATGGCGACGGAACGGTCGAGATGGACCGGATCGAGGAGGACGGCGACGGAAGCGACGTCGACGTCCGCGGCGCCGACGACGGCGCGTCGGAGTCGGACGGCGACTCCTCTCGGGACGCCGGCGGGCCGGAGCCGGCGGCGACCGTCGAGTACCTCGATTACGAACGTCTCACCGACCACGGCTGGGACCTCGGGGACGAGGACCTCTTCGAGAAGGCTGCTGAAGCCGACCTCCCGCACGCCGCCTACGGAAAGTTTCTCGTCCAGCCGGGCGAGTCGCTGCTCGAGGCCGCCGAGAACCGCGGCTTCGCGTGGCCCTACGCCTGCCGCGGCGGCGCGTGCGCGAACTGCGCCGTGGCGGTCATCGAGGGAGAGCTGTCCATCCCCGCCAACAACGTCCTCTCGGAGGAGCTCATCGACAGCGACATCCGGCTCTCCTGCGTCGGGGAGCCGCTCACCGACGAGCTCCGGATCGTCTTCAACGTCAAGCATCTCCCCGGCCTCGAGGAGCTCCGGCTGCCGCCGCATCCCTTCGACCGCGCGCGTGCGGACGATTAA
- the pdxS gene encoding pyridoxal 5'-phosphate synthase lyase subunit PdxS, protein MADATDLEELKRGTELVKRGFARMQKGGVIMDVVTREQARIAEDAGAVAVMALEAVPADIRKRGGVARMPDPTNVTEIIDEVSIPVMGKSRIGHRKEAEILESLGVDMIDESEVLTPADDEYHIDKREFTAPFVCGARNLPEALRRINEGAAMIRTKGEAGTGDVNQAVKHQRTMQRQIREIAGLEHAEREKWAREHGAPRELVHETAEAGRLPVVNFAAGGIATPADAALMMYYGCDGIFVGSGIFGAENPSEMGTAIVEAVTNWDDADELAEIARGVGKGMQGQSTDSIPEEERLQGRGV, encoded by the coding sequence ATGGCAGACGCCACCGATCTCGAGGAGCTCAAACGCGGCACGGAGCTGGTCAAACGCGGGTTCGCCCGGATGCAGAAGGGCGGCGTGATCATGGACGTCGTCACCCGCGAGCAGGCCCGGATCGCCGAGGACGCCGGCGCGGTCGCGGTGATGGCGCTCGAGGCCGTCCCGGCCGACATCCGGAAGCGCGGCGGCGTCGCCCGAATGCCTGACCCGACGAACGTGACCGAGATCATCGACGAGGTCTCGATCCCGGTGATGGGGAAATCCCGGATCGGCCACCGCAAGGAGGCGGAGATCCTCGAGTCGCTCGGCGTCGACATGATCGACGAATCCGAAGTGCTCACGCCGGCGGACGACGAGTACCACATCGACAAACGCGAGTTCACCGCGCCGTTCGTCTGCGGCGCTCGGAACCTGCCCGAGGCGCTCCGGCGAATCAACGAGGGCGCGGCTATGATCCGCACCAAGGGTGAGGCCGGAACCGGCGACGTCAACCAGGCGGTCAAACACCAGCGGACGATGCAGCGACAGATCCGCGAGATCGCCGGTCTCGAGCACGCCGAGCGCGAGAAATGGGCCCGCGAACACGGTGCTCCACGCGAGCTCGTCCACGAGACCGCCGAGGCCGGCCGGCTCCCGGTCGTCAATTTCGCCGCGGGCGGGATCGCCACCCCGGCGGACGCGGCGCTGATGATGTACTACGGCTGTGACGGGATCTTCGTCGGCTCGGGCATCTTCGGCGCGGAGAACCCCAGCGAGATGGGGACGGCGATCGTCGAGGCCGTCACCAACTGGGACGACGCCGACGAACTCGCCGAGATCGCCCGCGGCGTCGGCAAGGGAATGCAGGGCCAGTCGACCGACTCCATTCCGGAGGAGGAGCGACTGCAGGGCCGCGGCGTCTGA
- a CDS encoding homoserine kinase, with translation MITVRAPATSANLGSGFDTFGAALARPADVVTVEKAETTSIEVTGVGAQYIPEDPEKNTVGAVVEALEAPAEIHIDKGVRPASGLGSSAASAAAAAVGLNELYDRGYSREELVPIAAKGEAVVSGVAHADNVAPAIVGGFTVTTPTGTHGVETGVPLVACLPDVAVSTRDARRVVPETASMADVVETVGNAATLTIGMCRSDPVLVGKGMDDPVVTPERARLITGYDDVREAAFEAGAAGVTVSGAGPTVLAVCPEADRRHVAAAMVDAFANAGIESRAYQTRIGRGATVL, from the coding sequence ATGATCACGGTACGGGCACCCGCTACGAGCGCGAACCTCGGCAGCGGGTTCGATACGTTCGGCGCCGCGCTCGCCCGGCCGGCCGACGTCGTGACCGTCGAGAAGGCCGAGACGACCTCGATCGAGGTCACCGGCGTCGGCGCGCAGTACATCCCGGAGGACCCAGAGAAGAACACCGTCGGCGCGGTCGTCGAGGCGCTCGAGGCGCCCGCCGAGATCCACATCGACAAGGGCGTCCGCCCGGCCTCGGGTCTCGGTTCCTCGGCGGCCAGCGCCGCCGCCGCGGCCGTCGGACTCAACGAGCTCTACGACCGCGGCTACTCGCGGGAGGAGCTCGTCCCCATCGCCGCGAAAGGTGAGGCGGTCGTCTCCGGCGTCGCCCACGCGGACAACGTCGCGCCGGCCATCGTGGGCGGGTTCACGGTCACCACCCCGACCGGGACCCACGGCGTCGAGACGGGCGTTCCGCTGGTGGCGTGTCTGCCCGACGTCGCCGTCTCGACCCGGGACGCCCGCCGTGTCGTGCCGGAGACGGCATCGATGGCGGACGTCGTCGAGACCGTCGGCAACGCGGCGACGCTCACGATCGGGATGTGTCGGTCGGACCCGGTGCTCGTCGGCAAGGGAATGGACGATCCGGTCGTCACGCCCGAGCGCGCCCGACTCATCACCGGCTACGACGACGTCCGCGAGGCGGCCTTCGAGGCCGGCGCGGCGGGCGTCACCGTCAGCGGCGCCGGCCCGACGGTACTCGCGGTCTGTCCGGAGGCCGACCGCCGACACGTCGCCGCTGCGATGGTCGACGCGTTCGCGAACGCGGGCATCGAATCACGGGCGTATCAGACCCGGATCGGCCGCGGCGCGACGGTGTTGTGA
- a CDS encoding fasciclin domain-containing protein, which produces MQDRRTVLKQIATGAAIITASSGGAAARGGGNDRRGGASGENRRGANAANRRGASVEKGIVATADELGFDTLIAAVKAADPVVLNTLTNDDQYTVFAPTEEAFEDFFATVEDATGLTATDLLDDPDNLLTDTLLFHVTGGRRYAASVVNAPQIDTLLGESFSVDGKTLDDRADITTANVEASNGVIHAIDAVLTTPTVDQVLEG; this is translated from the coding sequence ATGCAAGACAGACGAACGGTGTTGAAGCAGATCGCGACAGGTGCCGCAATCATCACCGCCAGCTCCGGCGGCGCCGCCGCCCGCGGCGGCGGCAATGACCGCCGTGGTGGTGCGAGCGGGGAGAATCGTCGTGGTGCGAACGCCGCGAACCGTCGTGGCGCGAGCGTGGAGAAAGGCATCGTCGCCACCGCTGACGAACTCGGCTTCGACACGCTGATTGCCGCGGTCAAAGCAGCGGATCCGGTCGTTCTCAACACGTTGACCAACGACGATCAGTATACCGTGTTTGCGCCCACGGAGGAAGCGTTTGAGGACTTCTTCGCCACAGTCGAAGACGCGACCGGCCTCACGGCGACTGACCTACTGGATGATCCCGATAACCTCCTTACGGACACGCTGCTCTTCCACGTGACCGGAGGACGTCGCTACGCGGCGTCGGTGGTGAACGCTCCACAAATCGACACGCTGCTCGGCGAGTCGTTCTCAGTTGACGGCAAGACGCTCGACGACCGCGCAGACATCACCACGGCCAACGTTGAGGCCTCGAACGGTGTCATCCACGCGATCGACGCAGTGTTGACGACTCCGACAGTCGACCAAGTGCTGGAAGGGTAG